One window from the genome of Oryza glaberrima chromosome 3, OglaRS2, whole genome shotgun sequence encodes:
- the LOC127766993 gene encoding B3 domain-containing protein Os03g0622100: MGMLKIGKNCSVCKEWQEHCYWSHMADDCKHFLTYMVGDFTESMIVPSRFANNFNGHISEVVNLKSPSGKTWSIGVANSDTGELVLRSGWKEFVDANGVQENDCLLFRYSGVSSFDVLIFDPSGCEKASPHFVENRGFGREEKSAGAEGGGRDGDKNGHHQHQLEMTPHKNSSRCRSIPSACKRGLFSDEIEQDHREEKKEGDDEDEDEDKDGEDRYYFCRHGGRVTEYNLSKGDKEEISRVPVPVEPGNPVLVKVIHASHLLSSRYSTVGVSPEFAGRYLGPAMAREVVMERGGGGGRGDQWHVRFVRRESSRGFHGTGWRRFARDNGLLAHDVCLFELRLVDGAGAGDRLRRRPRPTMAVHVLRRVRGRFVLIR; the protein is encoded by the exons ATGGGCATGCTGAAAATAGGCAAGAACTGCAGTGTTTGCAAGGAGTGGCAAGAACACTGCTACTGGAGCCATATGGCCGATGACTGTAAGCACTTCTTGACGTATATGGTTGGGGACTTCACCGAGAGCATG ATCGTGCCTAGTAGATTTGCCAACAATTTCAACGGGCACATTTCAGAGGTCGTGAATCTGAAGTCACCTAGCGGCAAAACATGGAGCATTGGAGTAGCCAACAGTGACACCGGTGAACTAGTTCTTCGGTCAGGCTGGAAAGAGTTCGTGGATGCTAATGGCGTCCAGGAAAATGACTGCCTGCTCTTCAGGTACAGTGGCGTCTCCTCCTTCGATGTGCTCATCTTTGATCCGTCCGGCTGCGAGAAGGCGTCGCCGCATTTCGTCGAGAACCGTGGATttgggagagaagagaagtCTGCAGGAGCTGAAGGAGGAGGCAGAGATGGTGACAAGAATGGCCATCACCAACACCAGCTGGAGATGACACCCCACAAGAACAGCAGCAGGTGCAGGAGCATCCCCAGTGCATGTAAGCGCGGATTATTCAGTGATGAGATAG AGCAAGATCATCGCGAAGAGAAGAAGGAAGGGGAcgatgaagacgaagacgaagacaaAGATGGAGAGGACAGGTACTACTTCTGCAGGCACGGCGGGCGAGTGACCGAGTACAACCTGAGCAAGGGAGACAAGGAGGAGATCTCGCGCGTCCCCGTGCCGGTGGAGCCTGGCAACCCGGTGTTGGTGAAGGTCATCCACGCCAGCCACCTCCTCTCCAGCCGCTACAGCACAGTA GGCGTGTCGCCGGAGTTCGCCGGCAGGTACCTGGggccggccatggcgagggAGGTGGTgatggagaggggaggaggaggaggaagaggggatcAGTGGCACGTCCGGTTCGTGCGCCGGGAGAGCAGCCGCGGCTTCCACGGCACCGGGTGGCGTCGGTTCGCCCGTGACAATGGCCTCCTCGCCCACGACGTCTGCCTTTTCGAGCTCAGGTTggtggacggcgccggcgccggcgaccgcctgcgccgccggccgagGCCGACGATGGCCGTGCACGTCCTCCGGCGGGTGCGCGGCCGCTTCGTGCTGATTCGCTGA
- the LOC127766992 gene encoding B3 domain-containing protein Os03g0622200, with product MGMLKIGKNCSVCKEWQEHCYWSHMADHSKHFLKHMVGDFTESMTVPARFANNFNGHISEEVNLRSPSGETWSIGVANSDAGELVLQPGWKEFVDGNGIEEGDCLLFRYSGVSSSFDVLIFDPSGCEKASPHFVGSHGFGRAENSAGAEQGGRSGRPTPPIVDGDNGHRHHLEMTLHRNSCRSIPRACKRSLFSDETEAKENDGEDEDEDVVAAAEGGRYGEYYFSRHGRVAEYNLREEDREEISRVPVPVQPGNAVFVQVIHSSHVRSSKYCIVGVSPEFAGKYLGAVEREVVLKRASRGGEWHVLFVHRQNTRGFYGAGWRQFAGDNRLVAHDVCLFELTMVDAAAGGGGNRRRRWSRRPTMTVHVLRRVRGRFVLLR from the exons ATGGGCATGCTGAAAATAGGCAAGAACTGCAGCGTTTGCAAGGAGTGGCAAGAACACTGCTACTGGAGCCATATGGCCGACCACAGTAAGCACTTCTTGAAGCATATGGTTGGGGATTTCACCGAGAGCATG ACCGTGCCTGCTAGATTTGCAAACAATTTCAACGGGCACATCTCAGAGGAAGTGAATCTGAGATCTCCTAGCGGCGAAACCTGGAGCATTGGAGTAGCCAACAGCGACGCCGGTGAACTAGTTCTTCAGCCTGGCTGGAAAGAGTTCGTGGATGGCAACGGCATCGAGGAAGGAGACTGCCTGCTCTTCAGGTACAgcggcgtctcctcctccttcgatGTGCTCATCTTTGATCCGTCCGGCTGCGAGAAGGCGTCGCCGCATTTCGTCGGGAGCCATGGATTCGGGAGAGCGGAGAACTCCGCCGGAGCTGAACAAGGAGGCAGAAGCGGCCGCCCCACGCCGCCGATCGTCGACGGCGATAATGGCCATCGCCACCACCTGGAGATGACGCTCCACAGGAACAGCTGCAGGAGCATCCCCAGAGCATGCAAACGCAGCTTATTCAGTGATGAAACAG AAGCGAAAGAAAACGATGGCgaggatgaagatgaagatgttGTCGCGGCCGCGGAGGGCGGGCGCTACGGGGAGTACTACTTCAGCAGGCACGGACGGGTGGCCGAGTACAACCTGAGGGAGGAAGACAGGGAGGAGATCTCGCGCGTCCCCGTGCCGGTTCAGCCCGGGAACGCGGTGTTCGTGCAGGTCATCCACAGCAGTCACGTCCGCAGCAGCAAGTACTGCATTGTA GGGGTGTCGCCGGAGTTCGCGGGTAAGTATCTGggggcggtggagagggaggtggtGCTGAAGAGGGCCAGCAGGGGAGGGGAATGGCACGTCCTGTTCGTGCACCGGCAGAACACCCGCGGCTTCTACGGCGCCGGCTGGCGTCAGTTCGCCGGCGACAATCGTCTCGTCGCCCACGACGTCTGCCTCTTCGAGCTCACGATGGTggacgccgcggccggcggcggcggaaaccgCCGGCGACGCTGGAGCCGGCGGCCGACGATGACCGTGCATGTCCTCCGTCGGGTGCGTGGTCGCTTCGTGCTTCTGCGCTGA